Proteins encoded in a region of the Lentimicrobiaceae bacterium genome:
- the metK gene encoding methionine adenosyltransferase, producing MKYLYTSESVSEGHPDKVADQISDALLDEFLRYDENSKVALETLVTTGLVVCSGEVRTKGYVDIQTVVRKTIEKIGYNKAEYRFDNNSCGIITTIQGQSDDIYMGVGKKNAEEQGAGDQGMMYGYATNEMDNLMPMPIEIAHIILQELAKIRREGKYMKYLRPDSKSQVTIEYDNHKPIRIDTIVISTQHDEFVKASSNSPKAVTKADKEMQNQIRADIIKYLIPRVAEQVPSNVKKMLSDPKIKYFVNPTGKFVIGGPHGDTGLTGRKIIVDTYGGKGAHGGGAFSGKDSSKVDRSGAYAARYIAKNMVAAGVADEMLVQIAYAIGVAKPVSIFVDTFNTTKIKDDKGKTVTNADIAKKITQLFDLRPYNIIKTLGLKNPIFEPTASYGHFGRTPYEKEVEVYYSDDKTKSKKEKNYKKVTFFAWEKLDAVDKIKKEFKIK from the coding sequence ATGAAGTATTTATATACATCGGAAAGTGTTTCGGAAGGACACCCCGACAAAGTTGCAGACCAAATTTCAGATGCACTATTAGACGAATTTTTGCGCTATGATGAAAATAGCAAAGTAGCTTTAGAAACTCTTGTTACAACAGGTTTGGTAGTTTGTAGCGGAGAAGTCAGAACCAAGGGTTATGTCGATATTCAGACTGTGGTACGTAAAACCATAGAGAAAATCGGATATAACAAAGCCGAGTATCGTTTCGATAACAATTCGTGCGGTATTATTACTACAATTCAAGGACAATCGGACGATATATATATGGGTGTTGGCAAAAAAAATGCGGAAGAGCAAGGAGCCGGCGACCAAGGCATGATGTACGGCTATGCTACCAACGAAATGGATAATTTAATGCCTATGCCTATTGAAATTGCGCATATTATTTTGCAGGAATTGGCAAAAATACGTCGCGAAGGTAAATATATGAAGTATCTGCGACCTGATAGCAAATCACAAGTTACTATCGAATACGACAATCACAAACCTATTAGAATAGATACTATTGTAATCTCAACTCAGCACGACGAATTTGTTAAGGCTAGTAGTAACTCTCCAAAAGCTGTAACAAAAGCTGACAAAGAGATGCAAAATCAAATAAGGGCTGACATTATTAAATATTTGATTCCGAGAGTAGCCGAGCAAGTACCATCTAACGTTAAAAAAATGCTCAGCGACCCTAAAATTAAATACTTTGTAAACCCGACGGGCAAGTTTGTAATAGGAGGACCTCACGGCGATACAGGACTTACAGGTCGTAAAATTATTGTCGATACTTACGGCGGAAAAGGTGCTCACGGAGGTGGTGCATTTTCGGGAAAAGACTCCTCAAAGGTCGACCGTTCGGGAGCTTATGCAGCCAGATACATTGCTAAAAACATGGTAGCAGCAGGAGTTGCCGATGAAATGCTTGTGCAAATAGCCTATGCTATTGGTGTGGCTAAGCCTGTCAGTATTTTTGTTGACACGTTTAATACCACAAAAATTAAAGATGATAAAGGCAAAACTGTTACAAATGCTGATATAGCAAAAAAAATCACTCAATTATTTGATTTAAGACCATACAATATAATTAAAACTTTGGGCTTGAAAAATCCTATATTTGAGCCTACTGCATCGTATGGGCATTTCGGAAGAACTCCTTACGAAAAGGAAGTAGAAGTGTATTATTCGGATGATAAAACTAAATCTAAGAAAGAAAAAAATTACAAGAAAGTAACATTTTTTGCTTGGGAAAAATTAGACGCTGTCGATAAAATAAAAAAGGAATTTAAAATTAAGTAA